The Leptospira montravelensis nucleotide sequence AAAGGAGGAAAAATCCCTATCAAAAAAAGCAAAAGTGCAAAGGGAAAAAATGCAAAGTTAATATAAGTTAGAGGAGTTACAATATAGGAATACTGACTGAGAGAAAATCCAACAAAGCCGTTTAATGCTTCTATAAGAGAGGCTGAAAATAGTAAAATGGAAAAATTCAGAAATATGATTTCTCTTTTTCTAAGAAAATAAAATCCAAGAAAAATGGTTGATAAAACAAGCAAAACGGGAGCAAAAAATGTTTCAGAAAAGTTTTCTATAAACAAATCCACTAGTGCCATCGAATGATCTTTGAAAAACACTTTGCGATCCATTCCGATATGACCATGATATCTGGATTGAAATTGAATGATGAGAGAACCAGACGGGTTTTGGTTTAATGGAATGATGTAAGGGAAAAAATGATCCTGAAATTTGGATTCAAAAACCAATTCTTTTCCCTGGAATAGTTTAAATTGTTCTAATGCGATTTCAACATAAAGGACAGGACTTTTCAGTTGTCTTACAAATTGATCACTGAATTTAATATATAAATATTGGCCTTCTAAAGATTCAAATCCCAAACGATTGGGTTCCATTTTTTGCCAATCATTTTCTGGAATCAAATTAGGATCGGTTATTTCTTCTGATGACCAATAGTAATAACGATCTAAAAGATAAATAGACTGTTGGAATTGGCGATCGGGGGTAACTTCCGATTGTAAGTCCAAACATCCCATGAACTGGAACAGAATCCCCACATAAAGAACAAACTGTAAGAAGGTGTGAATCGATTTATATGATTTGACTTCTTTCAAAATTTAATTCCTATAGGATCAGCAGGATACGTTCAATGAATCGCAATCGATTCCTATCACTTTTTTACCTACTACCCCTCCTATTATTGTCTCTTACCACAGTTGTGGCCCAAGAAGAGAAAACTGCCCAAGAGCGATTTGTGGAAGACAAAATGGAATGTTATTCCATCGCCACAGAAATTGACGGGCAAGAATTCCAAAAATCGCTCAAATGTATCTCACAGGATTCCATCTGTTACATTATCCAAGGTTTTGCGATGAGTTGTATTCCTCGATCTGGAAGATATTCCGCTGAACTACCAAACCTAATTCCAAAACCGACTCAACCATAATCGTATAACGGGAGATTTATGAAAATCAAAACAAAAATCACAGAAATGTTAAAAATTGATCTGCCAATTATAGCAGCTCCAATGTTCCTCGTCTCCTATCCGGAGTTAGTGGTGGCAGTTTCGGAAGCAGGTGGGATAGGCTGTTTTCCCTCGTTAAACTACCGAACACCGGAACAGTTACGAGAAGGAATTTTGGAAATCCGTTCCAAAACCAAAAAACCAATCGGTGTCAATTTGATCCTACACAAAGAACATAACCCGAATTGGGCGAAACAATTCGAAGTGGTTATGGATTTAAAAGTAGAGTTAATCATTACAAGTTTAGGAACTCCAAGGACTATCGCCAAAGAAATCAAATCCAATGGATCTACTTTGTTTTGCGACGTTACCACACTCAAACATGCAAACATTGTCGCAAAATCAGGAGCAGATGCTCTCATTGCCGTTTCGCAAGGTGCTGGTGGACATGCAGGTGCTATCACTCCTTTTGCATTAATTCCTTATTTGAAAAAAGAAGTTGGACTTCCTGTGATTGCCGCTGGTGCCATTTCTACGGGATCACAAATGGCGGCAGCTTTGTCTTTAGGGGCCGATGCGGTTTATATCGGAACTCGTTTTATTGCAACACCAGAATCAAAAGCGCAAAATGAATACAAACAGATGTTAATTGATTCTAGTCCTGACGAAATCATTTATACCGAAAAAATTTCAGGAATCCCTGCCAATTGGTTAGCAAAATCAGTGGAAAGGTCACCGGATGTTTTAGAAGACGGTCCTAAAAAAATTGCCGCAGGTCATGCGGGCGGTGAAAAAGCCGTTGAACAAGAATACAAACGTTGGAGAGATATTTGGTCTGCGGGCCAAGGTGTGGCTCAAATTGAAGAAGTAAAACCAGCTGGCGAAATTGTAAAAGAGATAGCCAGTGAATACTTAGCTACTCTCAACAATCTTCCTCGATAAACTCACATTATGCGAACTGACCTAAATCAGGTCAGTTCGTTTCCTTAAAGTTTCTTAATCACTTCCATCATACCTTTTGTATCTAAATAATCGTTAGATTTATAAATCATCTTTCCTTCAGCATCTAAAATTAAAAAGAAAGGTAGCCCAATTTTTAATTCTGGATAATTGGGATTGTTTGCAAACTCATCAAAAATGGGATCGGTATCATATACTTTCCAAAGGATGGCATTATTTTTAAAAGTTTCATTCCATTCTTTGTGCGAAAGCGTAAGTTTCTGAAACTCTTTGCAGTTCGTACACCAATCAGCATAGAAATCGATAAATATAGGTTTTCCCGTTTCTTTGGCGATCCGATAGACATCCGCTTCACTGCGGTACCATTCTAAATTTCCATGAATCTCCGTAGGAGCCGAGTTTAATTTTAAATGAGAAGAACCCGATTCCAGTTTCCACAGCGTAGATTGTAAAAGTATAACCAACACAATCAAGGAAGTAAAAGCTCCCATTTGTAAAAGAGCGAACTTCATTTTTTCGTGAGGAAGACCTTCTTGCTTTTGTAAGTAAAGAAATACCAAAGCCAAAATCCAAATGAAAAATACTTTTACAGAAAGAGCAGAACTCAATCCCCAAAGGACAAAGGCTTTTTCCAAATAAGTAAAAGAAAAATATAGGATCATCAAAGCAAGAATCCATTGGATGGCCTTCATCCACTTTCCCGATTTTGGTAATGCAAAACCAAAAACTCCTATGAGTAAAAATGGAATCCCAAGACCCAAACCAAATACAAACATCTTTAAAGAAGTAAAAAGAATGGGAAACAAACTTATCCCTTCTGTTTGGTAAGCAATGAGTTGGACAAGAATTGAAACCACAACAGGTCCCACACAAGGAGAGGAAAGAAGACCGGCACCAACACCTAAAAAGAATGTATTCGCATAACTTACATTTGCTGAATTTCTTAAATCACCTGCGAAAAAAGGAAAATATAAAAATTCAGCTACGCTGAGTCCCAAAACAAATAACAAAATCGCAAGGAAAACCTGAGTTTCAGGATATCGTAAAAAGGAATTGAATGCTCCCCCACTCAAACCTGCGACAAGTCCAAATACAGCATACATACTGGCTAAACCCAAATAGTAAACAAAGGGATGTGACCATTTATGATTCGTTACTCGAGATTTTAAAATCCCTGCCGTAATGGGGTATAAAGGATAAACACAAGGCAAAAGACCTGCCAAAAGCCCACCTAAGGCCAAAAATAAAAAACTATAAACAGAAAAGGAACCAGAAGACAATTGAGATTCTATAAAGGTTTGGATTTCAGATACCATACTCGCATTCTTAGAACGTGGCTGTGGCTTTCAAAACTATACTTCGATCCAATCTTCCGTATTCAGAAACTGGATGTGTCGCAGGTTTTGAAAACTGTTCTATATATTCGACACGATTTGACGCCTCCCCGGTACTGTCTACATACCATTTATTTGGTTCTCCTTTAGAATCATACGAACGTACCTCCGTATATCCTATTGCTAACCGCGCCGAAGAAGTCATAAACCATTCACCAAAAATTTGTCTCGTGATGTAATACGATTGATCAGAATATAGCGGATCAGTGGTACCTGGTTTGAATCGCACCCAAGGTTCTCTTTCCACACTTTCAGTGGCACGAAGGCCTGGCGATGGTCCTCCGGTAGCAATTTCTCCGCGTATGACCAGTCGAACCGTTCCGTTGCCAAGCCCTGCCCAAAAATAGCCCCCTCGTCCTGTGGATTCCGCTACTTTTGTGGGAGGCTGGTACGGTGCTAATTTATCTACAATTTCACCACCCAATTGTTTTTTGGCCATTCCACCCAAACCTAAATTGAGAGTCTCTTTCCAAACCAAATGTGATTCAACAGCAATCACTTGTTCTTGGTTCAGAGAAACACTACCCTGTTTTCTAGTGGTTGGATTCCCATCACTGACGAGGCAGCGAGTTTTTCCCTCACGACATTCATCACTCGCATAACCAAAAGCATTCGACGCTCTACCTAAAACATGGAGGCCAGTTTTGAAATTTTCAGACCAAGTTGGTTCCCATCCTAATTTTCCGATGACATCATAACCAGTATTAGTTGTATTCTGAGTATTACGATACCCTTCCCCATTGACAACAGCAGTTTGAACAGAAAAGGAATTCCATCGAAGGATATAATTGATTCCAAGATCCACTGGATCCTTTGCAAAACCCATTGATTCTAATGGTGATTTATCGAAATAACGCCAATCATAATTTCCTGACCAAACAGAAAACATATGGGGAAGTTCAAACATTCCAAATTGAATTTGATGTTTTGTATTACCGATTTCAAAAGATTTAGCAAGGTTTACTCGCCTTACTAAAAACACATAAGGATTGGATTTATTGCCTGTTCCTGCCAAGGTGTCATTAGTCAGTGCATCGTTACGGAGAATCTCACCCCAGAATTCTGCTTTGATCCCTAAATCTTCCCATTCTTTCGACATAGTAACCATTGTCCAAGGGAGGGAAAATCCAGCTTTGTCAGAGGGAGATAGATCCGTTGTTCCCGATGCTTTGTCTCTTACACGATAAGAAAGTGTGGGAGTTAAGATGGCTCCTAGTTTTAGTCCATAGTAGCCATCTGGTTCGTCTTTTTTAGTTGTGACAATTTCCTCACCAAAAATTGGATAGGTGAAGAAGAAAATAAGTAAGAATACCTTGAAATCGAATTTCACTTTTTACCGTAAGTTTCGTCCGGAGTAAAACTATTATCTTCCCAACCTACTGGTTTGTGGCATGGAAGACATTTTGACAACATGGGATTGCCTTTTCGTTTTTCTTTGAACTGAATGGTAGCACCCTCTTTTGTGATTAGTTCTTTGTAATCATTTTTTTCCAACTCAGTAGCACCTAATTTAACTGCACCACCTGTTCCTTTAGAAAATTCAGAACCATTGATGTTTACAAGTCCTTCACAGACACAAGTGTATCCTTTTTTATCTTTTTCTTCGTAGAACACTCCGAAGGCGGTACCACGTACTCCCGCAGTTGTAGTTTGTGTGGATACCTCAAAACTTCCTTTTTTGAAATTATTTACCCGGAACCAAGCGGCACCATTTTGCACATAGGCTTTGGCAATTTTTTTATCAGAATTCCATTCATTGAGCGTAAAATCAGTGTTTGGTTGGATTCGTATTTCTGTTTCTTGGTATAAAAAATCAACTTTGGATCCATTCCCTGTTTTAATCCGGTCTCCTGGTTTCAGAACATCATTCACTTTAAGAGTTTTCCAAAGTTTGGAAGAGTCAGTAGCGGAGAGAAAACTCACTTTCCCACGGGTAAACGTTGCCACGGCAAACTCTTCCGCAAAAAGGGAAACGCTGGTTAGGAGGATAGAAAAAAGGGTTAGAAGGATTCTGAGGCTCATAATCCTTCTAACAACCATATTGATAGAATTTATCAATCAATTTTATCAATAAATTTCAATCGAATAAGTTTTACCAGGGAATCGTAAAACCCATATCTTTCAATTTGTACTCCAATTCCTCACGTTCACGGCTTTTTTTAGCGGTGGAACCTTGTTCATCTAACAACCCTAGTTCGATGGCTTTCTTTTTGGCTCCTTCTTTACCGGATGTATTGAGAGCTTGGATAATTTGTGTATCGTATTTTGTGAGGTTCAAAGCGCTCAATCGATAATCCACAAAGGCTTCCCAAGCATTCGGAACCCATTTTTGAACAATTTGTTCGCCAATGGTTTTTGCAAATAATCGGATCTCCAACTGGGCGTGATCATCCATACGCAGTGCTAAAAAATGAAGTAAATTATGTAAGTCTATTTTCCAATAAGCTTCTGTATAAGTAGCAAGAGGAAGATCCTTTCTTGCTTGTTCGCGAGCCACACCCATTTCTAATCTTTCATTATAAATATCAGTAGCAAACTTTTGGAATTCAGTTTCTCTTTTTGTTAGGTGGTCGCCCTTGGATGATTCTAAATATCCATCACTTCCTTGTTTGTTTCCTACCGATTGAACTCGCCATTCACCAGGAAGAGTGGTTTGCGCCGAGTCAATGGCTACGGAGTAACGCGTAGAGTATTCATTGACATTTGCCATTCGGTGGCGGATCCACTGCCGCCAAGTGTCCATAGGAACGCGAACATGTAGCTTTAGTTCGCACATTTCAAAAGGAGTACTATGTCTGTGGCGCATCAAATAACGAATGAGTCCGCGGTCTTCATTTACCTTTTTTGTTCCTTTTCCGTACGAAACGCGTGCTGCCTGAACGATGGATTCATCGGAACCCATGTAATCAACAAGCCTGACAAACCCATCGTCCAGAATCGGGAATGGTTTTCCTAGAATGGAGTCTAATTCGGGAACGGAAACTCTTGAAATGGATTCGAAATCAGATTGTTGCATATTAGCTTTATTTTTTAGTTCACAGGCATATGAAAAGTCGAAAATAGAGTTATAGCGTACCGTATCGCCACATAAATAGAAAGGATGCTAAATGGCACTTGAAGAAAATTCGTTGGAAGATCGTTTGATCAAAATTTCCACCAGAGACAGCAATAAAAGTCTCATGGTAAACCCGGACAAAATTTACATTTTTCCGGTACCAAAAACTACTTTCCAATTTTTGGAAAATATATGGCAATCCTTCGCTAATAAAATGGTTTCCCTTGTTGACTTCAACGATGATCCCATTTTTAACTTTTCGATTTTTGAAGTCATCGACCAAGAGGAAATGAAAATTGTGGCCACAGCCACTCACTTCAAACTCAAGGAAATTGCAGAGCGAAGAAAAATTCCAGGAATTGAAGAATATATAAAAAAATCACGCCCCATCCATTTAGCTGATCCGCGAAATGAATCCGCACGTTTTATTAGAAAATCCATTATTGATTTTAATAAAGGTCTAAGACCCGAAGTTATTTTTATTAATCTCAAACAAGAAGAAATTCATCCTGAAAAAAAAGTATTACTTTCAGAAACTATGAACCATGCTATTGGGATTCCTCTGTTTGTGAATGAAAACCCAATTGGAATTCTTTGGGGAATTACGAAAGATCCAATTCCTGAGGATAAAATACGACCACTCACTCTCCAACTTTATTCCTTGTTTGATGTGATAGAGTTTGTTGTCGCAAAAGAAATGGAATCGGGAAACGACCATTATATCGCACAAAAGAATATTGAAAAAGCCGATACAGTTTCCAATTCGCGGAATTTGTTTTACACAACCACAAAAGACCAAAAAGAACCTGTTACTTCCATCATTTTCAAATCGCACCAATATAATATTGAATACAGAATGGATGCATCCTTCATTATTCCAACTACTGATGGTTATGCGGTATCATTAAAGAGTTTTACACCAGAAAAATTGAACAATACAGGGAAAAATCTTTTGTTAATTCCTGGATTCTTTTGCAGGCGTTCTGTGATGGATAAACTAGCAAAGGAACTCGCTCTCAAATATGGATACCGCGTTTTCCTTATGGATATGAGAGGGAGATCCAGACAAACTATGCCAAAACATGGAAAAAAAGAAGGATGGACGGTTGATAACTACATCCAAGATGATTTTCCAGAAGTATTACGTTGGATTCGTTGGCACTACCCGAGCGAAAGAACAGTTGTGCTAGGTCATAGTATGGGTGGAATGATTCCACGCTTTTATGTTTCTTCTTATGAAAAAATCAAAGAACTAAAAGAAGAGTTTAATTTACCGAAACCTGAAGAATACATTGCAGGAATTGTTTCCATTACTTCGCCTAACTATATCAGCTTAAAATCTAACTTTATCGGACTTGATACTTTGAAACGTGGGTTCAGTATGCTTCCTCATAAAATGATTTCTGATATGATTTTGAGTATGGCTAGTTTTTCTATGCAAGCCACAATCCAAACCATCGATTTAAAAAAATTCTTTAAACTCATTTTGAACTTACATTCGAGTTTACGAAGTTTTAGTTATAATATTGGAACTAAAGTTTTAACCATCAAAGACTTTGTGGGTTATAAAGAAATCACGCCCCCGGAATGGTATTTTCTCATGGAAGATGTGTTTTGCGAAGAGTCTGTCTCAGTAATTATGCAGTTTTTCCAAAGCCAAATCTCTAACGAAAGGAGTTTCTGGTCAAACGATGGTCGGATCAATTATACTGAAAATTTTCTAAACAACTTCAATATGCCGATTTATAGCGTAATTGGAACTGTTGATAAAATTGTTCCCGAAGAAAGTTTAACAGAACTAAAAGATCTTAAATCAGAAAACAAGGTGGTCACTTA carries:
- a CDS encoding FecR family protein, whose product is MVVRRIMSLRILLTLFSILLTSVSLFAEEFAVATFTRGKVSFLSATDSSKLWKTLKVNDVLKPGDRIKTGNGSKVDFLYQETEIRIQPNTDFTLNEWNSDKKIAKAYVQNGAAWFRVNNFKKGSFEVSTQTTTAGVRGTAFGVFYEEKDKKGYTCVCEGLVNINGSEFSKGTGGAVKLGATELEKNDYKELITKEGATIQFKEKRKGNPMLSKCLPCHKPVGWEDNSFTPDETYGKK
- a CDS encoding protein-disulfide reductase DsbD family protein, which translates into the protein MVSEIQTFIESQLSSGSFSVYSFLFLALGGLLAGLLPCVYPLYPITAGILKSRVTNHKWSHPFVYYLGLASMYAVFGLVAGLSGGAFNSFLRYPETQVFLAILLFVLGLSVAEFLYFPFFAGDLRNSANVSYANTFFLGVGAGLLSSPCVGPVVVSILVQLIAYQTEGISLFPILFTSLKMFVFGLGLGIPFLLIGVFGFALPKSGKWMKAIQWILALMILYFSFTYLEKAFVLWGLSSALSVKVFFIWILALVFLYLQKQEGLPHEKMKFALLQMGAFTSLIVLVILLQSTLWKLESGSSHLKLNSAPTEIHGNLEWYRSEADVYRIAKETGKPIFIDFYADWCTNCKEFQKLTLSHKEWNETFKNNAILWKVYDTDPIFDEFANNPNYPELKIGLPFFLILDAEGKMIYKSNDYLDTKGMMEVIKKL
- a CDS encoding NAD(P)H-dependent flavin oxidoreductase, whose translation is MKIKTKITEMLKIDLPIIAAPMFLVSYPELVVAVSEAGGIGCFPSLNYRTPEQLREGILEIRSKTKKPIGVNLILHKEHNPNWAKQFEVVMDLKVELIITSLGTPRTIAKEIKSNGSTLFCDVTTLKHANIVAKSGADALIAVSQGAGGHAGAITPFALIPYLKKEVGLPVIAAGAISTGSQMAAALSLGADAVYIGTRFIATPESKAQNEYKQMLIDSSPDEIIYTEKISGIPANWLAKSVERSPDVLEDGPKKIAAGHAGGEKAVEQEYKRWRDIWSAGQGVAQIEEVKPAGEIVKEIASEYLATLNNLPR
- a CDS encoding alpha/beta fold hydrolase; the encoded protein is MALEENSLEDRLIKISTRDSNKSLMVNPDKIYIFPVPKTTFQFLENIWQSFANKMVSLVDFNDDPIFNFSIFEVIDQEEMKIVATATHFKLKEIAERRKIPGIEEYIKKSRPIHLADPRNESARFIRKSIIDFNKGLRPEVIFINLKQEEIHPEKKVLLSETMNHAIGIPLFVNENPIGILWGITKDPIPEDKIRPLTLQLYSLFDVIEFVVAKEMESGNDHYIAQKNIEKADTVSNSRNLFYTTTKDQKEPVTSIIFKSHQYNIEYRMDASFIIPTTDGYAVSLKSFTPEKLNNTGKNLLLIPGFFCRRSVMDKLAKELALKYGYRVFLMDMRGRSRQTMPKHGKKEGWTVDNYIQDDFPEVLRWIRWHYPSERTVVLGHSMGGMIPRFYVSSYEKIKELKEEFNLPKPEEYIAGIVSITSPNYISLKSNFIGLDTLKRGFSMLPHKMISDMILSMASFSMQATIQTIDLKKFFKLILNLHSSLRSFSYNIGTKVLTIKDFVGYKEITPPEWYFLMEDVFCEESVSVIMQFFQSQISNERSFWSNDGRINYTENFLNNFNMPIYSVIGTVDKIVPEESLTELKDLKSENKVVTYYEQGHLGIIFHGETVRKICKGIDEWIQGLK
- the thyX gene encoding FAD-dependent thymidylate synthase translates to MQQSDFESISRVSVPELDSILGKPFPILDDGFVRLVDYMGSDESIVQAARVSYGKGTKKVNEDRGLIRYLMRHRHSTPFEMCELKLHVRVPMDTWRQWIRHRMANVNEYSTRYSVAIDSAQTTLPGEWRVQSVGNKQGSDGYLESSKGDHLTKRETEFQKFATDIYNERLEMGVAREQARKDLPLATYTEAYWKIDLHNLLHFLALRMDDHAQLEIRLFAKTIGEQIVQKWVPNAWEAFVDYRLSALNLTKYDTQIIQALNTSGKEGAKKKAIELGLLDEQGSTAKKSREREELEYKLKDMGFTIPW